From a single Loigolactobacillus coryniformis subsp. coryniformis KCTC 3167 = DSM 20001 genomic region:
- a CDS encoding metallophosphoesterase — MRRATIILTMLITGCLLALGLTTTQAADHDLTNNTKPSFWVLSDPHFIAPSLHDQQAAFKQITQTAAGKDLTDQPVALHALVQTALKKRPTAVIITGDVTFNGELASAKSLARRLRPLQKAGIHLLIIPGNHDINGGWARKFSGKQQSPTPQISPSAWRQIFADGYQNACAVDNDSLSYAVNLNKRYRLLLLDDNTYPTHTSTDAPNTGGKLKQSTLLWLEGQLHSAKAAGQQTLVFTHHNLYAHSMMKQGWVLDNAAALRHILNRYHVPVLFSGHIHAQDIMAAPKQKHATIEIVSGSFSMTPASYGVVTSTPHQLHYQTRQLKLTPYLTAKQRQQPSLVHYQRHLKKLFQQMNDNMVAQHINANHRLTKQQANVEINFLINANWRFETGNDFMTAPQLAKLKQTSGYKLAAHDSQLSGPLGTLNGDHNLPDHHLTLRY, encoded by the coding sequence GTGCGCCGGGCAACGATTATTTTAACTATGTTGATCACAGGCTGCTTGTTGGCTTTAGGTTTAACAACCACACAAGCCGCTGACCACGATTTAACTAACAATACTAAGCCGAGTTTTTGGGTGCTGTCGGACCCACATTTTATTGCGCCCAGCTTACACGACCAGCAGGCGGCTTTTAAGCAGATCACCCAGACCGCAGCTGGCAAAGACTTGACCGACCAGCCAGTTGCCTTGCATGCCTTAGTCCAAACGGCTTTAAAAAAGCGGCCAACGGCAGTGATCATCACTGGCGACGTAACGTTTAACGGTGAATTAGCCAGTGCAAAAAGTTTAGCCCGCCGGCTGCGGCCACTGCAAAAAGCTGGCATTCACCTGCTGATCATCCCCGGTAATCATGATATTAATGGCGGTTGGGCGCGCAAATTTTCCGGCAAGCAGCAAAGCCCCACTCCCCAGATCAGTCCCAGCGCTTGGCGCCAGATTTTTGCTGACGGTTATCAAAATGCTTGCGCCGTCGATAATGATTCACTGAGCTACGCGGTTAATTTGAATAAACGTTACCGGCTATTATTGTTGGACGATAATACTTATCCAACCCACACCTCAACTGACGCGCCGAATACGGGTGGAAAATTGAAACAGAGTACGCTGCTGTGGCTCGAAGGTCAACTACATAGCGCTAAAGCCGCTGGCCAGCAAACGCTGGTGTTCACACACCACAATCTTTATGCCCATTCAATGATGAAGCAAGGTTGGGTCCTGGATAATGCCGCTGCGTTGCGGCACATCCTGAATCGGTATCATGTGCCAGTCTTATTTTCTGGCCACATTCACGCGCAAGATATTATGGCTGCGCCGAAGCAAAAGCACGCCACAATTGAGATCGTTAGCGGTAGCTTTTCTATGACTCCGGCCAGTTATGGCGTGGTAACATCGACGCCACACCAACTACACTACCAAACACGGCAACTCAAGCTGACGCCTTACCTGACCGCCAAACAGCGCCAGCAGCCGTCATTGGTTCACTATCAACGCCACTTGAAAAAGTTGTTCCAGCAAATGAATGACAACATGGTAGCGCAGCACATCAACGCCAATCATAGGCTAACTAAGCAGCAAGCAAATGTCGAAATTAATTTCTTGATCAATGCCAATTGGCGCTTCGAAACCGGCAATGACTTTATGACGGCCCCACAATTAGCGAAACTGAAGCAAACGTCAGGCTACAAATTGGCGGCCCATGATTCACAGTTAAGCGGCCCCTTAGGCACATTAAATGGTGATCATAATTTGCCGGATCACCATTTGACATTGCGCTATTAA
- the ahpC gene encoding alkyl hydroperoxide reductase subunit C: MSLVGKKVGEFNAHAYRQGEFVDVSDKDLLGHWSIIMFYPADFSFVCPTELEDLQDNYAQLQSLGVEVYSVSADTHFVHKAWHDDSEAVGKVEYTMIGDPSQKIIRLFDVLDEEQGLAQRGTFILDPEGVVQAMEINADGIGRNAGEYLNRIKAGQYVAAHPGEVCPAKWKEDEATLTPGLDLVGKI; the protein is encoded by the coding sequence TTGTCATTAGTTGGAAAAAAAGTTGGCGAATTTAACGCACATGCATATCGGCAAGGTGAGTTTGTTGACGTTTCAGATAAAGATTTACTCGGTCATTGGAGTATTATCATGTTTTATCCAGCGGATTTCTCATTTGTTTGTCCGACTGAATTAGAAGATCTTCAAGATAATTACGCACAGTTACAATCATTGGGTGTTGAAGTTTATTCCGTTTCCGCGGATACACACTTTGTACATAAAGCGTGGCACGATGATTCCGAAGCAGTTGGTAAAGTCGAATACACTATGATCGGCGATCCATCACAGAAAATCATCCGCTTATTCGATGTTTTAGATGAAGAACAAGGCCTTGCTCAACGGGGGACGTTCATTCTTGATCCTGAAGGTGTCGTTCAAGCCATGGAGATCAACGCTGATGGTATCGGCCGTAACGCTGGTGAATATTTGAATCGGATCAAGGCTGGCCAATATGTGGCCGCGCATCCGGGTGAAGTTTGCCCAGCTAAGTGGAAAGAAGACGAAGCCACACTGACGCCTGGCTTGGATCTTGTCGGTAAAATTTAG
- the ahpF gene encoding alkyl hydroperoxide reductase subunit F: protein MAIDATVKQQLVGYLKLLEHDVVITTDLGTDQRSQKVSDFVNEVAALTPRITVVSGKLKRQPSFALDQAGQASSGIEFAGVPLGHEFTSFVLALLQVSGHAPKISAATKQRITAINTDLHFETFASLSCHNCPDVVQALNIMSVLNPHVSHTMIEGGMYQDEATEKNILAVPTVFLNGEEWHNGRATLEELVDKAAGAAPQHVASDWTDQQFDVVIVGAGPAAGSAAIYAARKGISTAIVADHFGGQPLDTLGIENLAGTDYVEGEQLMANIQAQVEKYGVKVLTGQRVEQIVKNDVVELTLAAGDVLKAKTAIIATGAQWKTIGVPGEAEFKNKGVAYCPHCDGPLYAGKEVAVIGGGNSGIEAAIDLAGICQHVTVLEFAPELGADSVLQAKANAATNITLLTNAATKEITGAGRVNGLTYTDRATQTEHHLDLEGVFVQIGLVPNTDWVTAPIEVNAHHEIVTDARQATNVDGIFAAGDCTDSAYKQIIIAMGAGATAALSAFDYLVRTSVKAEKVMA, encoded by the coding sequence ATGGCAATTGATGCAACAGTTAAGCAACAACTGGTTGGTTACTTAAAATTATTAGAGCATGATGTGGTGATCACCACCGATCTAGGGACCGATCAGCGTTCGCAAAAAGTCAGTGACTTTGTAAATGAAGTCGCAGCGTTGACGCCACGGATCACCGTTGTCAGTGGCAAACTAAAACGACAACCAAGTTTTGCGCTTGATCAAGCGGGTCAAGCTAGCAGCGGGATTGAATTTGCTGGGGTACCATTAGGACACGAATTCACGTCATTTGTGCTGGCGTTACTTCAGGTTTCCGGTCACGCACCAAAAATTAGTGCGGCGACGAAACAGCGGATCACCGCTATTAACACGGATTTACATTTTGAAACTTTTGCCAGTCTAAGCTGCCATAATTGTCCCGATGTGGTACAAGCGCTGAATATTATGAGCGTGCTCAATCCACACGTCAGTCATACGATGATCGAAGGTGGCATGTATCAGGATGAAGCCACGGAAAAGAATATCTTGGCTGTGCCGACGGTCTTTTTAAATGGTGAAGAATGGCATAATGGCCGAGCAACGTTGGAAGAACTAGTTGATAAAGCTGCTGGCGCTGCACCGCAGCATGTTGCTAGTGATTGGACTGACCAACAATTTGATGTCGTGATCGTTGGTGCTGGCCCAGCAGCTGGCAGTGCAGCAATTTATGCCGCACGTAAAGGGATCTCGACAGCAATTGTAGCCGATCATTTTGGCGGCCAACCACTGGATACGTTGGGTATCGAAAACTTAGCTGGTACCGACTATGTTGAAGGTGAGCAGCTGATGGCCAATATTCAAGCGCAAGTTGAAAAGTACGGCGTCAAAGTACTGACAGGCCAACGGGTTGAACAGATCGTCAAAAATGATGTGGTCGAATTGACTTTAGCCGCTGGCGATGTGCTTAAAGCTAAAACAGCGATCATCGCAACTGGTGCGCAATGGAAGACTATTGGCGTTCCCGGCGAAGCTGAATTTAAAAACAAAGGCGTCGCCTACTGCCCACATTGTGATGGTCCATTATATGCCGGTAAAGAGGTTGCCGTGATCGGCGGCGGTAATTCTGGCATTGAGGCAGCCATTGATTTGGCTGGCATTTGTCAGCATGTGACCGTGCTTGAATTTGCACCTGAACTAGGCGCGGATAGCGTTTTGCAGGCTAAAGCCAATGCGGCAACTAACATTACGCTGCTCACCAACGCCGCCACCAAAGAAATCACTGGTGCGGGCCGGGTTAACGGTCTAACTTATACGGATCGTGCCACCCAAACGGAACATCATTTGGATCTAGAAGGGGTCTTCGTGCAAATTGGGTTAGTACCAAATACGGACTGGGTCACTGCGCCGATCGAAGTCAACGCGCATCATGAAATCGTTACGGATGCACGCCAAGCAACCAATGTTGACGGTATTTTTGCCGCCGGCGACTGCACTGATTCGGCTTACAAGCAGATCATCATTGCGATGGGCGCCGGTGCAACCGCAGCCTTAAGCGCTTTTGACTATTTGGTTAGAACCAGCGTTAAAGCTGAAAAAGTCATGGCGTAA